The DNA region AAGAAGataagagagagagagagagagagagagagagagagagagaaaatcAAGTGACTTACTGAATGGATTTATGTGGATAACAAATTGTTGTTGGAATGTTCAGATGATTAAGTAAATTTCAAAGATTTGAgcttgaaaaaacaaaaacttaaagATAAATTCTCATTCATATTccacaaaatcaaataaaaaattagtatatgTTTTGGGTGTTTTATGGGAATTGAAATGGGCACGTGATATGCatttgttttgttaattttgccGGCAATTTGTGGTTGATTACTTAGTTTTGCCTCCCTTATTAGTTGTTGGAAGGAAGAATGGACGGTACCTACGCTTTTGTAAAGCGACGAGACAATGTAGAGGTACACTAATACTTCTATTTAATAAAGTTGGAACTCTCTGGACTCGAGCATAATTGGACCTTCTCTGAATATTCAAGTACTCGTAGTCTTGTAGTCATTTAGCACAAAACTTGGACGAGAGAACGTCTAAATTGGGCCGTTCAATTTGCGTGTGTAATAGCATTGTacgcttttttttaatttttttatttttgggcatttatcaattttgaccttaaaattatcaatttcaacataaagtaaaacttaaatagaccaattaaaataaaaaatttcaatttggacTCATAAGTgctcaattttgacgttaaactgatcaatttttctaaatatggttttgttttcacaattttagaacgaagtttaataaaatggtattattctatcattctatggatgaatttcaaacaacaaatgaatggtcaataaaactatcaataatagtaataaaacaTTACACAATGCAAATACTCTTATTCAATGCATACATGATTGTTTTAATGAAACATTAGAGTATTTGTAATCTTTAATCATGGGTCAAGAATAATTATATTGCTCTTTCCTTAACGGTTTCTGTTCATAATGGACTTGAAAATAAAGCTGTAAGTGTAATGTTCGCTTACCTTGGACGTGAAGGTGAAGGAAGTTTCGATTTCGAATTATATttgccaattgattcaatgaatgCTCTTGGAAATGACCAAGAGTTCAAGGCttctttgttataaaaaatttcaaatttgatctaaaaataatcaattcaaACTTAAAATGATTAGTTatgatcagttataacttataaaaaaattcaattgtaaccttaaatgtatcaattatgaccttaaaatattaaatagatCAAATACTGAGCGCATAttgagaaaattataatttggCTGATTGAGCTATCCGTCTCATATTGAGAcggtctcgtccaagaccagctgAAAATTCAACTCCTCTTGTATGAGAACGTCTCACCGTAAGATGAGCCCATACCGAAAGCCCACTATACTAAAAGATtatattattgggctatttacaCCAAGTATGGGgcatgtctcacggtgaaaccgtttcatacaagaatttgtgtaaaaaaTTTGTCTTAAAAGTGAGTAAAAATATTATAGccagtctcttgagagaccgtcttaggtagggatggcaatgggtattggacTCGACCcggatccgtatccgttttcacgaTATTGGTCCTATAAAATTGGACCCGTCAGATCcgtttaaatttcacgggtccggatccggatctgagaaaaatacccagacctgacccgcggatctggaggaccctttttttttttttatattatatatatatatatatatatatatatatatatatatatatatatatatatatatataataaaaataactcaaAGCTGCCTCAAACCCTCACTGCCTGAAACCCTTCCCTCACTGCTCACTGCCTCCTTCTCCCTCACGAGTCAAGCCGTCATCACGACTCACTCACTGCTCACTCCTTCTCCCTCACGCAGCAGTAGCCCGGTAGCAGTCATCAGCATCACGCATCACTCGAATTTTCACAGTGACACTCGACAGCCGGCCACCGCATACTCCTCCCCTCTCCTCACAGGCGGATTTGAGggtaataaaccctaattttgacTTAAATGgtgatttttgatttatgttgagtggtTGATTTATCTGAGAGCTGACTTTTTTTGGCATTGATTATTTGTTGGATTGGAAATTGTGATTGAATGTTGAAGAATGACCACAAATTGGAGAAAAATATGTATACGGTTTGTTGCTTGTAGACCGGTTTAGAATGGCTCAAAAGCCTCAAATGTAGGTTTTGACGTTTTTTATTACACATATAGATTTTGTTGTGTTTTGGTGTTATTGATTTAGATTGTGTGAATGTAAATTGATAAGAAAAGTAATTTAGGAAAGCAAAAATTACCAGCAGGTTATAAGCCTTTGGTCTTTTGGTTTTTCCAGACTATCTTAAGTTAGGAAAGATCATCAACAAGGTATCAAGAAGCAAAGCTATTGTCTATTTGAGAGTTTAGATATTGGAAATCTGGATTGAAAAATCttcaattttcttaaaataagaatcaaagaatTATCTAGTCCACATATTCACACTGTAGTTACGATTCAGCTATCTCTCCTTTTGACACCATGTTCTACAATTGTTGGATAACATTGCCAACCTATAATCTTCATCTATAATTCTATGCCTAATTGGTTTTTTTAGGATAAACAACAATTTGTGTGCTCTCCACTTCAATAGTGAAGATTCAAGGGCATTTGGCCTAATGTTTTCACTCATAATTCTTCCAATTAAGGGTTGGTTATACAAGGATTTATAGGTGACAACATTAGGTTTGACACCCTTTTATTCTTGCAATAGTGATAAGATCAGCAGAGGactaagagaaaaaaaattattttgaatgtgtttgtttgatattttaaagacaattttaagttgtataatgtttttttgggtgatttattgtgaaattatatatattattaacattagtctataaatatcgctttattgcaatctaaacacattaaaaaaaaattaaaactggacccggatccgaatctggatcctgttcttgaaaacggatctggatttgggtccacctggacccggtcTAGATCCGACCCGTTGTCATCCCTAGTCTTAGGTCTCTTAGTAAAAGACGTCTCTCAGACCCAGTCTATTAAAGCTTAATGGTACTCTTACTCTCATTTTCTTTATGAGTTGACTCAATCAGAGagggtctctcacaaaaatttgtaaaaatactGATAGAGCCAAAACCCAAACAACAATGGACCCAGGGCAAACTTTTTGAAAATGCGTGCGCAAAGGattgggaaaatttgaaaaaaataagattttttaataactttaataaaaaaataagcttcggtcaaactttatttccaaaataagcgtctttggccccAAAGCTAGGCTCGGTAcgtaatcgctgttactaacagcaagtATAAAGAAATGGTTAAAAATTTAGTCAAGGGTACTGGTCAACtataaagtcgctgttagtaacagcgaccttATACGTGCCTAAATACAgttgtcttcttcctccttccttATTTCACCTTTGGTTCAGTATTTAGGCGCGCATAAGGTTGCTGTCAGTAATGGCGACATTAaagtttgaccagtcaacccatatgtcgctgttagtaacagcgactttactcttaactaaattttttgatcatttctttatactcgctgttagtaacagcgattacgTACCGAGCCTAGCTTTGGGGCCAAAGacgtttattttgggaataaagtttggccgaagcttattttttgattaaagttattaaaaaatcttatttttttcaaattttcaaggaTTGGATCTATTCTTTCTGGCCCGGCTTAACGAAGCACTCAATTTGGGCCTCCAACAAGCAGCCAGGACATTGCACAAATAGAATTTTTGAAATGGATAAgctaaattatatataaaaaaaagtacgAAATAAGTCAACAATCAACTTAtatccaaaaataagcgtctaattTTCAAACTTGAAGTTTggttctgttcgcagttactaactgcgaacaggtgcttaattttttaaaatcgcAAAAAAGTTGTTCgtaattactaactgcgaacagagttgttgacttttttgaccctgttcgcagttaccaaCTGCAAACACCATCGAGCATAATAACCGCCGCAGGTCTCTTCTTCAcatagttagtaactgcaaacaaggtcaaaaaaatcaacagccctgttcgcagttagtaactgtaactgcgaacagtttctttgcatttttaaaaagttaagcTGTTGTTCGTAGCTAGTAACTGCTAACATCACCAACCCCGGGTTTGGaattagacgcttatttttagATATAAGTTGATTGTTGACTTATttcgtgttttttttttaaataatttggcTTATCCATTTTAAAAATTCGCACAAATATGATTCCTTAACCTTTGCAAATACACAAATGGTTGTACACAAAATCTCAAATGAGACAAAATTGTCGTAGACGTACCTCATATACGAACCAAACaatccaattaatacaaattaaaaggaaaattaaaatattagctTCTTACATTAAAATCATCTCAAGAATAACTAAATCAAATAAGCATTGATATctacaaaaataaaagtaaaactcTTCATCAAATATAACTAAGAATGAATGTTGTCAGATTAAACTATTTAAACTTTCAAATAttactataaaaaattaaaaatataaaacttttgtatttttaatagaAGATTTCATACTCTAAAATATTCTCAATACattatcaaatgaatataaCATATAATCCAATTCATTTAAGTACATAGTATATCACATTAAGCTAAAGCTAACATCATAAGCCTTAACACCATTCAATTGAAAAACCCCAAAATGCCTTTCATATTCAACCCCAAACTTCTCATTCTcatcaaacaaatcaaacaagaaaacCTCCACACCAACACTAGGCCTTTTTGGAGTACCAACATCTCTTAATGCTCTCATAGCAACATTCCCATTATACACCCTTGCATTGTCAAAACTCGCCGCTTCGCCGCCATCGGTCGGCCACCCAGTCTCCGCCACCATCATCCGAACACCATTATAACCTTCCTTCTCCATCGCCGCCACGAACGAATCCAATGTAGCATCAAACAAGTTATCATACAACAACCCATTATTATCCAATAACACACCTTTGGTGTTAAACAGAGCATAATCTAATCCAATATCTTTTTTGTTAGTTATGTAGCTATAAAAAGGGTAAACATTAACCATTAATGGGGAATTTGTTTCTGTTAAAAACTGTAATAATGGGATGATTTGTTGTAAATGATCATGATTAAAAGACCCATTTGAAGGAGGGAAAGAATTTGTAAGAACAGAGGATGAAATTGGGGATGAAATCTTGATTATTTGATCTAAATCTAGGGTTTTTAATGCTTGATTAAGATTACAAATTGATGGATATAAATATTGGGAATAATATGGATCTTTTAAGAAAACTTCATTACCAACTGCTAAGTATTTGATCTGGGTTGGTGGGATAAAATTTAAGATGTTATCTTGAAGCCATTGAAGGGAGTATTCAAAAGAATTAGTTCCTAATGAAGGTAATATTTCATTTGGAACACCAATCATTAAGGAAATTTCTGAATCTGAGAAAGATTGTAATACTTCTGGGTCTGGTTTGAAGATTCTAACCATTGGAATTGAGTTTTCTTGGAGAAGAGAAACAATGGTGGATGGTGATGGAAGGTTGTTTGCTACTCTTCCATAGCATATTCCAACTGGTGCAGCTGCAAAACAGAAGAAATGTGTATCAagtttttttgcaaattgtTGTGATGAGCTAAATATTCCGATTaacacaaattaaagagaaaataaaatgtatatagACTTATTTTTTTGGGGTGTCTCTTAGAAAAACGATCTCCCAGTAGCTATAAGTTTTTTGGGGCAGAAAATTCGTATAGAATAGAAAAGGAAGTGAAAATATGGATCGTCTAGATGGAAAAATTAAATCTCAATTGTAACTGTAAAAGCAAAACCCACAACTACTAAAGTGTTCCATAAGTCTTTGTATATAAGTATTAAAATATACACAAATTTGCAAACGAAATGGTTTTAGggtgagattatttttattgagtttGTTTAATGTGCGTTTATagctttaaagtgatcacttatagcTTAAAAAGTAATCACTTGCAATCTTAAAGTGACTAATCataactttaaaataatcaGTTATAGCtataaaataatcacttacaatattaatataatcacttataatctataAGTGATTGATCATAACctaaaaattatcatttattaaAAAGGACTAAAAAGTGCTTgtaattaatgaattattacTGAATTCTCcggataatttttgttttaattaataaatcttaacctcaaattgattttttgtttaatttgtcgATTAAATTAGAGAGTAAATTCGTAGATGAGAATTAATTAGAAAAGTGATAAAGACAATTTTCATAAAATGAAGCAAAATCAATAGattaaagtaaattgaaaaatgTACTAAGCTCAACGGtgaatattattaaatataaaattcttGCATGATCAGTGGTAGATAATAATtacttatcattaatatttcaCATGTGAGTTATCCAAGGAAAATATAATTCTattaaaataaatgagtaaCATATAGtaaagtaaatacaaaattctaTCATATACATTATTTTTACATAGAGATAAAGTTAGAGAATTTCTTAGAGTCAAATTAAAATAAGCATCAAGCAATAAAAATTTACCATTAGATAGTGAGAATGGGACGAATAGGAAAAAACAAACAAGTGAAGAAATATTAGAATGTGTTTTCATATTTGTTAAATTACAAGCCTTAATGACGagttaaaatacaaatttaaagaTGGAATTAGAAAAAATTAGGATGAATTTAGTTTGCAAATAGAAAAAGGGGTGTTAATTTAGGTTGAGTTTGGTAATTGGTATGATTTAtagtcaatttttttaattaaaataaagtgatCATGCATGATtaatgttttgtttcttgggaTCTGTTCCCACCAATATAGTAGTACTTCACTTCGAGCTTCCACATACTTCAtatactattatttatttacatattgaattatatataattaaaaaatataaaaattaatattataaaaatatacatttatattcAAATACTCCCCTTGTTCTTTTATGTTCTTCCCCTTTGAAATATTTCaccttaaggagagagaaatttaattaatatttttaagacatctttagaagataaaatatatttatgtgagatcacgttagattcgtcttaatgtataacttttattatatattttttatatttttttattatatttataaaaagatATTGAGactatgcaaaaagtaaatgagaagtaAAAAACGAAGGGAATGTATTTctatttaattaactttttacaaattaattgcaatgtataaaataaataaattctaagTAATAGAAAAACTcttgtataaaaaaaaaagtaattgcAGCTGTTAGAACTTCTTTATATCAAGTATCAACATATGGGGAGGAATATCTTTTGTATTGGTGCATGAATAAGGGGTTGgtcaaattattttcaaaaattaagatAGAGATCATCTATTAACATAAACTTTATCTCTTATTTTTATGAGGATCATTTAGCATTGTTTTGCCTTTCTAGGTAAACATTTGTACATGCACGCGGAGGTTTTGAGCATGTTTAACATATTGTATTGTAcaggattttaaaaaattaagggttttaatattaaattatgtaatatatatttagtatCTAGAGATACaaagttgttagaaaaatattataattttttatattgcaCAGAGCCtatataaatttcttttatttttgctCCGCCCTATAGATGTGATGTCTAATTTGTGTGGTTAAGTAGAAGTTTTTGTGCCTTTGAACAATTTCCTATCGAAAAACATGGTACTAATATTTTAAGTGTATCATTTGTTTGGTGATAGACTGATAGTTTAAAACGAGCAACGCTATTTTATGTacaaaaattttgaattcaCGTCAAAGATTATTTTTAGGCTGTAGTATATATTACTTTAAGTTGATAATTGAGGTACAAAAACTAGTaagtgacatttaaatttgtGACATTTAAACTTGTGACCTCTTTATTAcattagctctgataccatgttaaaaaaccaattcaactgaaagtttaaattgatgattaaggtatcaaaaaatattatactttAACAATATGCTTGCAATagtacttaaaaataaaattcaaaaataatttaaatgatttttgttttcaaaaaatGGAACCTAATATGACCTTTTACCTCTTTTCTCATGCTACTTTCAAACTTTTTGTAGTATAGATAGGTTGTGAAAAGGAGATTTTATACTCATTAATGATAGTCGTTGCTAGTAATTTCGTGcgtattttgaagatttatgctatattacttattttggttattcatgttgattttgagtggttttgattgttttaagcataattcttatggttttaatgatgacatAAGGGGAATTTAGCTCggttgaagatgttctacaaagaaaatgagcaaaagggtagaagagtgtttataatgcaaaagttttgaggtgaaatttaatATATGTCTACTCTTTtagtcataacttttgataggaatatCGTATTAATGCAAGATTTGCGGCATTGGAAACTAaatttcaagagctttccaacggtatattatatgtccaattccAACAATTGAGCAAGAAATGGTGACCATTTGAAATTGCTGCGATTTTCCAGCACAAAACACCGACTCAACTTTCATGTTTTTTTGGTGCAGCCGACTTGGCTTTGAGTCTCTGTTTTGCTGCACGGGATTTTCATCCCTTTAATCTTtgaattagcttttagggttaagtctttattagtataaataggcccTTAAAAACTGATTAGGGCTTCCTCTTTTCTCTTCTTCCATCTCTTAGACTCTATTTTACCCTTTTTCAATAGTTTACTCTTAAATTCAtcatttaatttagttttttattaagtttaccATTAAACTTCCTTTGAGCATTGTAAGTTTTCTTTAGCATTTAATTTCATTGTCTTTAATTTCCTTGTATTAGTATTAAATCTTCCTATAGTGAACTttaattgtcattattaatcatcctttaataaaaattagttttgttcttcatttattattctttGAATTAATTGTTGTGTTCTTTGTTATTCAATTATTGCTTCTCTtgaatttgttattattatcatattcatccATGTCTAGTATCATTCTAGTATTTGTGTTTATTGCTTTCACCATGATTAGTGAGTAGAtccattttctagggttagggtttgaacctaaAAGTCAAGTATGATTTAATGATTTaaagtgtctatgaaattagaATTAAAGTGATTAAATTGTGCAAAcaaccctaaattaaatatgctttgtcggactagtcaatagaactagcgtgtgagattaggataaactttgctttagggtaaattttagttaaattcttattaatttgttcaataaaactagcgtgtgagaattgaattagtagggtctaactctaatagttaatcaatagagcgagagtttgagattaacaagatgaTGTTTAATCACGTAATTAATCCGACATTTCATAGGTACTAATGAGAGTTGATCGTACAAGACTTCAGGTGATTCTCGACACCCTAGATTTCTTCATCATATAGTTTAAACCCATTTCTTATTGCGTTTTTAGTTTATTAGTCAAATACCaattaaacatattttttttctctgagcaatataattagtagaaattagcaagtttcttgtccTAACTTTTTTGTGTTCGACCCGTGAATTCACATACACCGTGTGCTTgcgattaaataaaatttgcacataagttgtaaattaagttaaatggtcaattttatttattttatttttcaaactcAACATCAATGACATCTCATTGAAAACTTAGGACCATATGGTAGTACTACGTACTAATGTTGACGATGAGAATCATGAAAAGTGGACCAGCACCTCTGAGCACCGGCAAGTCACTGAAGCAATGTTGACGATGAGTTTGTACTATCGTTTCGCATTATATTTTCTCCTTTTTACTATTAATATTGTTTTACTAAGAATTACTCCCTTTCTTCAACTTTCGTAAATAACACGTCCATTATTTAAATTTGTGCATTTTAACACTATTCTATTATcatttatatgattatatcTTTAATAATACAtgagtaaaaattatgaaattaattCTATAAATTTAGGTATTAGACAAATCTGATAAAatccttttaattattttttttatactccctccaattcactattaatgtctcatttactttttggacaactatttatctcttactcttaatttgtattttattattaatctataagttaaaacatagtcaagtgagatcttgtttgattcgtctcaatgcaaggattatttatatcaactttgcataatttttaattatgtacaattagagatattaaagattaaataagtATATTGGATAAAATGCATAAGCAAATGAAACATTAaaagtgaattggagggagtatatcaataactatgaaaattttaggttttttttgtttttgttaataatgtaaaaagttgcaaatgaaacattaaaagtgaattggagggagtataaaattttagattttttttgtttttgttaataATGTAAAAAGTTAATAGCATAAATATTGCAATTATGGAATGATTCTTTTCTTCACTATGTATAAGATGATGATTGAAACAAGCAAAGCATATGGAAGAGGAGAAACCATTATAATTGTGTGTTTCAAATCTAATAAATTTTCCCAAGCCTAGCAAATAAAGAAGCCTGACTTTAGgcctaataataaaagagataAGATTGGTGTTAGTAACAGAATCACAATCATTTAATGAGATCACATAGGAAACATTACCTAAACCATCACAAAAAGACCAAGCTTAAATGCTTAATACAGCCTATTGCATGCTTCATCATCTAAGTTGTActtttattactaataataatacaacttatCTCTTACAAATTGATAGTATGATACTCCTTTTACTTCCATGTTTAGTTTAAATTGGTTTTTGACATGTACGTACCAGGTATTGTATATTTGCATAAGTTTAAATATCTTGTACTTTTACctttaaatgaaataattagCATTAGATATAAATATGATATGTTACGTTTACTTGTTAAGACATGATAAAATATGTAGCATATATCTTAAAGGCTCAATTATCCACAATTAAAGCTAGTTATAAGTACTTAGATACTCTATCCCTTTCAATTTGCACTTTGCATATTAGTTTCTCTTTCCTTTTTTGCTAATGGTTACACtctctttcttttaatcttgtTTACAAATTTATTATCTCTCTCAATTTCAAccactcatttttattttatttttttggaaaacgAATATATCCATTGCACCAAATAAAGACAAAATACAACTGAAACAAGCAAACTACCACCCTTCCATGAATTGCATTAGTATGAAGAAATAGTCCACCACCTAGGACGGGTTGCTCTAGCTCACTCTTCGTGTACAAAGAAGGGGGGAGACAcctttcaaaaatataaaataaaaactacacAAGATGCAGAACTACAAGAACAAAAGCTTAAACCAGTTTTCAAAGAACTGGATATAACGCAGATATTCGACATTTCACCTCTTGTCTAAGTCTGTGTAACACAACATCAGGGGTGCTCAACTTGAAAAGCCAGACTGCTTCATTCCTTGCTCTCCATATGTGGTAGCATAAACAACAAAGACTAGTCATGATCACAATCCTTCGCATTCTTGACATTTTCCATCGCTTCTGGCGAGCCTGTCTAAATTGGTAAAGAATTTGATATCTAACCATTCAAAGAGACTAGCAAGACACTTAGCACTAAACTCGCACTAGAAAAAGATATGCTCCAAAATATCAGCTGCTGACCAGCACATTGGGCATCTATCATCCTGAATGAAACCCATACAGAACAAAATATCTCTTGTCTTAAGCTTATGTTCACAAGTAAGCCAGAGGATAAAGCGTTGCTTTGGGATTGAAGCTCTATTCCATAGAAACTTGGTCTAGGGGACATGAAGGGAATGTTGTGAAAACACCTTATAAACTGTTGCTATCTCATATTGTCCTTTCTGAATCCAAGGGGTCAGTTTGTTTTTGACAATATAGATTTTCCTCAGAGACCACtcatttttattattcacttgtttttgtcttattctccaatCTAATTTTTTCATTTCACTAAATTTCACCCAGAAATATTAGGATTCTCCCAAGAATGAAAGAATTAGCTAATAAGTATTAGAGTAACTATCTTGCACTAAACATGCCTTATATATGACATTCATTTGCATCAAGTAGAACTTGCAACCATATTGAAAACTCACCTTTACATCAAAAACTTAACCTTTTGTCTTTTAATATGCACACTCTAGCAAACATCAAAACTGTACTAGATGTGTTACCCTGCTTTTACATTACTTTAAGCGTTTTGGGTAGTACTTCTTGCCCAATTTTTTCTATTAAAGGTTTAAATCCCTTTATTTTGTGCCAcgtataaatatttaagaggaaaatataatgtacttgCTATGATCATATCGATAATAAGAGGCTATTATAGCActttaaaacatatttatagaattttaagtttttacgaTTTGACTCCACCGATTTCGATTCTATCTT from Amaranthus tricolor cultivar Red isolate AtriRed21 chromosome 3, ASM2621246v1, whole genome shotgun sequence includes:
- the LOC130807532 gene encoding glucan endo-1,3-beta-glucosidase-like; amino-acid sequence: MKTHSNISSLVCFFLFVPFSLSNAAPVGICYGRVANNLPSPSTIVSLLQENSIPMVRIFKPDPEVLQSFSDSEISLMIGVPNEILPSLGTNSFEYSLQWLQDNILNFIPPTQIKYLAVGNEVFLKDPYYSQYLYPSICNLNQALKTLDLDQIIKISSPISSSVLTNSFPPSNGSFNHDHLQQIIPLLQFLTETNSPLMVNVYPFYSYITNKKDIGLDYALFNTKGVLLDNNGLLYDNLFDATLDSFVAAMEKEGYNGVRMMVAETGWPTDGGEAASFDNARVYNGNVAMRALRDVGTPKRPSVGVEVFLFDLFDENEKFGVEYERHFGVFQLNGVKAYDVSFSLM